The genomic window GCGCCGCCGTCGCAGTAGATGAGGACCTCGTCGGGGCCCGTCACGGCACGAGGATGCAGCCGCAGTTGTCGCAGTAGGCGACGGCGCCGTCGCCCCGCCTGCGGATCTGGTCCACCTCGGTCGCCGGGACGGCGAGGTGGCAGCCCTGGCACGTCGACCCGACGAGGCGGGCGGCGCCGACCCCGTTGGCGCGGGCTCGGCGCCGCTCGTAGTCGGCGACCAGGCCGGGCTCGATCCCGGCCGCCAGCTGGTCGCGCGCCGCCTGCTCGACCGCCATCGAGGCCTCGAGCTCCTGCTGGCGCTGGCCGAGCTCGTCGCGCGTCCGCGCCGCGTCGGCCTCGGCCGCCTGCCACTCGGCGTCGACGGTGGCGAGCTCGCCGTCGAGCGGCTCGCGCTGCTCCATCGCGCCCAGCTCCCGGTCCTCGACGGTCCGCTGACGGCGCCGGAGCTGCTCGACGTCGGCCTGCAGCGCCTGCAGCTCGCGCGGTGACGCCACCTCACCGGAGTAGAGGCGACGCTCGGCGGCGCCGGCCTGCTCGCCGAGCTGGGCCGCCTCGTCGGCGAAGCGCTGCTCCTGGCGAGCGACCTCGTCCCGCTGGGCCTGCCGCGCCTGGCGGTCCGCCGCCAGGACCTCGCGCCGTTCGGTCAGGCCGGCGAGCCGGGCCCGCTCGGGCAGCGCGTCCCGCTGGTGGCGCAGCCGGTCCAACGCCAGGTCGCGCTCCTGGAGGGCGAGGAGCGGCTCGAGCGCGGTCACGCGTCGCACCCTACGAGCCGGGTGGCGCCCCCCACCATCCCCCGGCCGGCGCTACGTGCTCGGCGTCGTGCTGGGGGTCGTCCTCGGCGTCGTCGTCGGAGGCGCGGTCGGCGGAGCCGACGGCGGCGTGATCACCACCGTCGGCGGCGGGCCGACCGGCACCGACGGACCGCCCGGTAGCGCCCCCGGCCCGCCGGCGACGCGACCGAGCGGGGTGATCGTCCCGCCGGGCCGCTGGCACGCCGGCCCCGGATCGGGCAGCGGCAGCGCGGGCTGGCCCGCGAGGGCATGGTCCATGAAGTCCTTCGACGCCGGTGCCGCGGTCTGCCCGCCGAACCCAGCGCCGGGGATCCGGCCGGCCGGGTTGCCGTGCCAGATGAAGTCGGCGAGCTGCGCCCCGCCCGTGAACTCGAGGAAGTTGGCGTCGGTCAGGTTGTCGGTGGTGCCGGTCTTCCCGGCCGCGTCGCGGCCGTTCAGCTGCGCCGCGGTGCCGGTGCCGCCCGTGATCACACCCTTGAGGAGGTCGGTCTCGCAGTCGGCGGTGTCCTTGCTGATCACCTGGGTGCCGGGCAGGTTCTTGGCGTCGAAGATGACCTGGCCCTGCGGACCGACGATCTTTGACACGAACACCGGGCTGTGGTGCACGCCCTCGTTGGCGATCGTGCTCGCCACCGTGGCCATCTCCAGCGCCGTGGTCTCGACCGTGCCGAGCGTCAGGGTCAGGACCGGCTTCAGCGTGGTCTGGGTGATGCCCATCTTGTGGGCGGTGTCGATCACCTTCGGGAAGCCGACCGCCAGCTCGGTGCGGGCGAAGGCGCAGTTCACCGAGCCCGCGGTCTGCTGGCGCAGTGTCCCCACTCCCCCCGCCTCGGCGTTCTGGGTCATGCCCCACGGCGGCAGGACGCACGGCGAGGTCCCGTCGACGATGTCGTTCGGCGAGAACCCCGACTCGAGCGCGGCGGCGAGGGTGATGACCTTCCACGTCGACCCCGCCTGGCGGCCGGGGTAGAGGGTGGCGATGTTGTACTGGTGGCCAGCGAAGTTTCCGCCCCCGCCGACCATGGCGCGGACCTCGCCGGTCTTGGGGTCCATCGCCACCAGCGACCCGGTGAACCCGGCCGGGCTGCCGAGGTCGTGGTCGACCACGCTCTGGGCCAGGTCCTGCAGGCGCGGGTCCTGGGTCGCGTAGATCTTCAGGCCGCCCTTCAGAACCGCGTTCTGGCGCTCCTGGGTCGTCTTGCCGAGCGCGGCGTAGACCGGGTCGGTGAAGAGGCGCAGCTGGACCTCGGCGACCCAGGCGTTCGTGGGCCGCAGGTCCGACGGCGGCTTGATGGTCGGGAGCGGCTCCTGGTTCGCGGCGTCAGCCTGGGCCTGGGTGATGTAGTGCTCGATGACCATCCGCTGGAGGGCCTCGGCCCGACGCTTGCGGGCGCCGGCGGGGTTCGTGAACGGGTTGTTGCCCTCGGGGTTGTTGATGAGCCCAGCGAGCAGCGCCGCCTCGCCGACGGACACCTGGCCGAGCTGGGTCGCCTGCACCCCGAACGGGGACGCCGCGTCGGCCTTGAGGAAGAGCCGCTCGGCGGCGGCCTTCACCCCGTACGAGCCCTGCCCGAAGTACACGGTGTTCAGGTACTGCTCGAGGACCTGGCGCTTCGAGTACTTCTTCGCCAGCCGCAGGGCGAGGAGGA from Acidimicrobiia bacterium includes these protein-coding regions:
- a CDS encoding C4-type zinc ribbon domain-containing protein; the protein is MTALEPLLALQERDLALDRLRHQRDALPERARLAGLTERREVLAADRQARQAQRDEVARQEQRFADEAAQLGEQAGAAERRLYSGEVASPRELQALQADVEQLRRRQRTVEDRELGAMEQREPLDGELATVDAEWQAAEADAARTRDELGQRQQELEASMAVEQAARDQLAAGIEPGLVADYERRRARANGVGAARLVGSTCQGCHLAVPATEVDQIRRRGDGAVAYCDNCGCILVP
- a CDS encoding transglycosylase domain-containing protein, which translates into the protein MTTIVIGGFAVGACLAALLPGTAVFAKSYQYQSNTIGQLRALAQRSTVYDATGAQIGQLGTQNREDVSLDEVPKILQNAVIAVEDKTFWSNDGIDLNGVFRAAVRNISSGQIVQGGSTITQQLVKQRILTSKRDVNRKLKEILLALRLAKKYSKRQVLEQYLNTVYFGQGSYGVKAAAERLFLKADAASPFGVQATQLGQVSVGEAALLAGLINNPEGNNPFTNPAGARKRRAEALQRMVIEHYITQAQADAANQEPLPTIKPPSDLRPTNAWVAEVQLRLFTDPVYAALGKTTQERQNAVLKGGLKIYATQDPRLQDLAQSVVDHDLGSPAGFTGSLVAMDPKTGEVRAMVGGGGNFAGHQYNIATLYPGRQAGSTWKVITLAAALESGFSPNDIVDGTSPCVLPPWGMTQNAEAGGVGTLRQQTAGSVNCAFARTELAVGFPKVIDTAHKMGITQTTLKPVLTLTLGTVETTALEMATVASTIANEGVHHSPVFVSKIVGPQGQVIFDAKNLPGTQVISKDTADCETDLLKGVITGGTGTAAQLNGRDAAGKTGTTDNLTDANFLEFTGGAQLADFIWHGNPAGRIPGAGFGGQTAAPASKDFMDHALAGQPALPLPDPGPACQRPGGTITPLGRVAGGPGALPGGPSVPVGPPPTVVITPPSAPPTAPPTTTPRTTPSTTPST